A DNA window from Buttiauxella agrestis contains the following coding sequences:
- a CDS encoding ROK family protein has translation MRLFIGFDVGGTHVKHGLFTEEGEVLIAEEYDTHYDKQLFLDAWQSVVAGYRQHNEIAGIAISFPGYINPHTGNVPKAGALEFLDGSNLLDIFGALTDLPVTVENDANCAALGEMWLGAGNEYDSLVCVTIGTGIGGGIIVNRELMRGSHFRAGEFGVLPVGKYGEDMHQLASAKGLMDACRREMNIPADEKIRGQDIFARAETDLHIQGVIDNWVKYLARGIYSVVSLFDPQAILLGGGVSTQPMLYPMLERHLEGFKFWDVLKVPIRPCKLGNKAGMLGAVWLAKQK, from the coding sequence ATGCGGCTGTTTATAGGCTTCGATGTCGGAGGTACTCATGTTAAGCACGGTTTGTTCACTGAAGAGGGAGAGGTGCTTATCGCCGAAGAATATGACACCCACTACGACAAGCAGCTGTTTCTGGATGCATGGCAAAGCGTGGTGGCGGGGTATCGGCAGCATAATGAAATTGCCGGTATTGCTATCAGCTTCCCCGGATACATAAACCCGCACACAGGTAATGTCCCCAAGGCTGGCGCCCTGGAGTTTCTGGATGGCAGCAACCTTCTGGACATTTTCGGCGCACTGACTGACCTTCCAGTCACCGTTGAAAATGACGCCAACTGTGCCGCACTCGGTGAAATGTGGCTGGGTGCGGGCAACGAATACGACTCTCTGGTTTGCGTCACTATTGGTACGGGCATCGGCGGCGGCATCATTGTGAACCGCGAGCTAATGCGCGGCTCGCACTTTCGGGCCGGTGAATTTGGCGTGCTGCCGGTGGGCAAATATGGCGAAGACATGCACCAACTGGCATCGGCCAAAGGGCTGATGGACGCCTGTCGCCGCGAGATGAATATCCCCGCCGATGAAAAAATCCGCGGCCAGGATATTTTCGCCCGCGCCGAAACCGACCTTCATATTCAGGGCGTTATCGACAACTGGGTGAAATATCTGGCGCGTGGCATTTATAGCGTGGTGTCACTGTTCGACCCGCAGGCTATTTTGCTCGGCGGCGGCGTCAGTACGCAGCCCATGCTGTACCCGATGCTTGAGCGGCATCTGGAAGGTTTTAAATTCTGGGATGTGCTGAAAGTGCCGATTCGCCCTTGCAAACTGGGGAATAAAGCGGGCATGTTAGGTGCAGTGTGGCTGGCAAAACAGAAGTAG
- the exaC gene encoding acetaldehyde dehydrogenase ExaC, with the protein MTNNPPDTRIIPGEYGFPLKLKPRYDNFIGGQWVPPVDGKYYENLTPVTGQPLCEIASSSKGDIDLALDAAHEAKAGWGGMSIQDRANILLKIADRMEQNIELLAAAETWDNGKPIRETSGADVPLAIDHFRYFASCIRAQEGGISEVDGDTVAYHFHEPLGVVAQIIPWNFPLLMASWKMAPALAAGNCVVLKPARLTPLSVLLLMELVGDLLPPGVINVVNGAGGEIGEYLATSKRIAKVAFTGSTEVGQQIMQYATQNIIPVTLELGGKSPNIFFADVMDEEDAFFDKALEGFALFAFNQGEVCTCPSRALVQESIYERFMERAIRRVESIRSGNPLDVNTQMGAQVSQGQMETILNYIDIGKKEGADVLTGGRRKALEGDLKAGYYLEPTILFGKNNMRVFQEEIFGPVLAVTTFKTMEEALELANDTEYGLGAGVWSRNGNLAYKMGRGIQAGRVWTNCYHAYPAHAAFGGYKQSGIGRETHKMMLDHYQQTKCLLVSYSDKPLGLF; encoded by the coding sequence ATGACAAATAATCCTCCCGATACCCGAATTATTCCCGGCGAATATGGTTTCCCGCTCAAACTTAAGCCTCGTTACGACAACTTTATTGGTGGCCAATGGGTGCCTCCGGTTGACGGGAAATACTACGAAAACCTGACGCCCGTCACCGGCCAACCGTTATGTGAAATCGCCAGTTCCAGCAAAGGTGATATCGACCTTGCCCTGGATGCGGCGCACGAAGCTAAAGCAGGCTGGGGCGGCATGTCCATTCAGGATCGCGCCAATATCCTGCTAAAAATTGCCGACCGTATGGAGCAGAATATTGAGCTGCTGGCGGCGGCAGAAACCTGGGATAACGGCAAACCGATTCGTGAAACCAGCGGCGCTGACGTACCTCTGGCTATCGACCATTTCCGCTATTTCGCGTCCTGTATTCGTGCCCAGGAAGGCGGGATCAGTGAAGTTGACGGCGATACGGTGGCGTATCACTTCCACGAACCGCTTGGTGTCGTCGCGCAAATTATTCCGTGGAACTTCCCGTTGCTGATGGCGAGCTGGAAAATGGCTCCGGCGCTGGCGGCGGGCAACTGTGTTGTGCTGAAACCGGCGCGTTTAACGCCGCTGTCTGTTTTGCTGCTGATGGAGCTGGTGGGCGATTTACTGCCGCCGGGAGTCATCAACGTGGTGAATGGCGCTGGGGGTGAAATCGGTGAATATCTGGCGACGTCTAAACGCATCGCCAAAGTCGCGTTTACCGGCTCGACCGAAGTTGGCCAGCAAATCATGCAGTATGCGACGCAAAACATTATTCCCGTCACGCTGGAGCTGGGCGGCAAATCCCCGAATATCTTCTTTGCTGATGTGATGGACGAAGAGGATGCCTTCTTCGACAAAGCGCTGGAAGGTTTCGCGCTGTTTGCCTTCAACCAGGGCGAAGTTTGCACCTGCCCGAGCCGCGCACTGGTGCAGGAATCTATTTACGAACGCTTTATGGAACGCGCCATCCGCCGGGTGGAATCGATCCGCAGTGGAAACCCGCTGGATGTGAACACACAGATGGGCGCGCAGGTATCCCAGGGGCAGATGGAAACCATTCTGAACTATATTGATATCGGTAAAAAAGAGGGGGCTGATGTGCTCACCGGCGGGCGTCGCAAAGCGCTGGAAGGGGATTTGAAAGCCGGTTATTACCTCGAGCCAACCATTCTGTTCGGTAAAAACAACATGCGCGTTTTCCAGGAAGAAATCTTCGGCCCGGTGCTCGCTGTGACGACGTTTAAAACCATGGAAGAAGCCCTGGAACTGGCGAACGATACCGAATATGGCCTGGGTGCAGGCGTCTGGAGCCGTAACGGCAACCTGGCGTATAAAATGGGGCGCGGCATTCAGGCGGGGCGCGTGTGGACCAACTGCTATCACGCCTATCCGGCACATGCCGCGTTCGGGGGATATAAACAATCCGGTATCGGGCGTGAAACTCACAAAATGATGCTGGATCATTATCAGCAGACTAAGTGTCTGTTGGTGAGTTACTCCGATAAGCCGTTAGGGTTGTTCTGA